From one Magnolia sinica isolate HGM2019 chromosome 18, MsV1, whole genome shotgun sequence genomic stretch:
- the LOC131232656 gene encoding sulfate transporter 3.1-like isoform X2, producing MGNVDLVYPTAPTVECAHRVAIPPSQPFFSSLKSSLKETFFPDDPLRQFKNQPVSRRLVLGLQYFMPILEWAPRYTFDFFKSDLVSGITIASLAIPQGISYAKLANLPPILGLYSSFVPPLVYAMMGSSRDLAVGTVAVASLLMASMLGKEVSAIENPKLYMHLAFTATFFAGVFQAALGFLRLGFIVDFLSHATIVGFMAGAATVVCLQQLKGILGLQHFTTGTDLVSVMRSVFTQTHQSKRRPKFFWISAAAPLTSVILGSLLVYLTHAEKHGVQVIGHLKKGLNPPSLTDLNFSSPYLSIALKTGIITGVIALAEGIAVGRSFAMFKNYHIDGNKEMIAFGMMNIAGSCTSCYLTTGPFSRSAVNYNAGCKTAVSNMVMAMAVMITLLFLTPLFHYTPLVVLSSIIISAMLGLIDYEAALHLWQVDKIDFCVCMGAYLGVVFGSVEIGLVIAVAISILRVLLFVARPRTSVLGNIPNSMIYRNVDQYPDANSIPGILILQIDAPIYFANSGYLRERISRWIDDEEDRLKQSGESSLQYIILDFSAVGSIDTSGISMLEEVKKIVDRRGLKLVLANPGSVVMKKLDRSKFIDLIGQEWIYLTVGEAVGACNFMLHTCKPGATNVDVDAHARENIV from the exons ATGGGGAACGTTGATCTCGTCTACCCCACCGCACCGACGGTGGAGTGTGCACACCGTGTTGCAATCCCTCCATCCCAACCCTTTTTCAGCTCCCTCAAATCCTCCCTCAAAGAGACTTTCTTCCCAGATGATCCCCTCCGTCAATTCAAGAACCAGCCAGTTTCAAGGAGGCTGGTACTCGGCCTCCAGTACTTCATGCCCATCCTTGAGTGGGCCCCACGCTACACTTTCGACTTCTTCAAGTCGGATCTTGTCTCCGGCATCACAATTGCCAGTCTTGCTATACCTCAAGGCATCAGCTACGCCAAGCTAGCCAATCTCCCGCCCATCCTTGGTTTAT ATTCGAGCTTCGTACCTCCTTTGGTTTATGCAATGATGGGGAGTTCAAGAGATTTGGCGGTGGGGACTGTTGCAGTTGCATCGCTTCTTATGGCGTCGATGCTGGGGAAAGAGGTGTCGGCGATTGAAAACCCGAAGCTGTATATGCACCTTGCTTTCACTGCTACTTTCTTTGCTGGGGTGTTTCAAGCTGCTTTGGGTTTCTTGAG GCTTGGATTTATAGTAGATTTCCTTTCACATGCAACCATAGTGGGTTTCATGGCTGGAGCTGCTACGGTTGTTTGTCTACAACAGCTCAAAGGGATCCTTGGCCTCCAACATTTCACTACTGGAACTGACCTGGTCTCTGTCATGCGTTCCGTCTTCACCCAAACACATcag AGCAAAAGACGACCCAAGTTCTTTTGGATTTCAGCAGCGGCACCTCTCACATCAGTTATTTTAGGTAGCCTTCTTGTCTACCTCACCCATGCCGAGAAGCACGGCGTTCAAGTG ATTGGACACTTGAAGAAAGGCTTAAATCCCCCATCTTTGACGGATTTGAACTTTTCATCCCCATACCTTTCCATAGCCCTTAAAACCGGCATCATCACTGGCGTCATTGCTCTTGCT gaaggaatagctgtgggaAGAAGTTTTGCAATGTTCAAAAACTACCACATTGATGGGAATAAAGAAATGATTGCTTTTGGGATGATGAACATTGCTGGCTCCTGCACTTCATGTTACTTGACCACAG GGCCATTTTCGCGATCTGCGGTGAACTACAATGCCGGATGCAAGACGGCGGTTTCCAACATGGTGATGGCGATGGCTGTGATGATAACACTGTTGTTCCTCACACCTTTGTTCCATTACACTCCCTTAGTGGTGCTCTCCTCCATCATCATCTCTGCCATGCTCGGCCTTATCGATTACGAGGCTGCATTGCATCTTTGGCAAGTTGATAAAATCGACTTCTGCGTCTGCATGGGCGCGTATCTTGGTGTCGTCTTCGGCAGTGTCGAGATAGGCCTAGTCATCGCG GTTGCAATATCCATTCTTCGAGTCCTTTTGTTCGTCGCAAGGCCGAGGACTTCTGTTCTTGGCAACATCCCCAACTCCATGATCTACAGAAATGTCGATCAGTACCCAGACGCTAATAGCATTCCTGGGATTCTCATCCTGCAAATCGATGCTCCGATCTACTTTGCCAACTCTGGCTACTTGAGAGAAAG AATCTCGAGGTGGATCGACGATGAGGAAGACAGGCTTAAACAATCAGGAGAGAGCAGCTTACAGTATATCATCTTAGATTTTAGCG CTGTCGGCAGCATTGACACGAGTGGCATTAGCATGCTTGAGGAGGTCAAGAAGATCGTTGATAGAAGGGGGCTTAAG CTCGTATTGGCCAACCCAGGAAgtgtggtcatgaagaagctcgACCGTTCCAAGTTCATTGACCTCATTGGCCAGGAGTGGATCTATCTGACCGTTGGCGAGGCGGTTGGCGCATGCAATTTCATGCTTCACACGTGCAAACCTGGAGCCACAAACGTGGACGTAGATGCACACGCACGTGAGAACATTGTCTGA
- the LOC131232656 gene encoding sulfate transporter 3.1-like isoform X4: MGNVDLVYPTAPTVECAHRVAIPPSQPFFSSLKSSLKETFFPDDPLRQFKNQPVSRRLVLGLQYFMPILEWAPRYTFDFFKSDLVSGITIASLAIPQGISYAKLANLPPILGLYSSFVPPLVYAMMGSSRDLAVGTVAVASLLMASMLGKEVSAIENPKLYMHLAFTATFFAGVFQAALGFLRLGFIVDFLSHATIVGFMAGAATVVCLQQLKGILGLQHFTTGTDLVSVMRSVFTQTHQSKRRPKFFWISAAAPLTSVILGSLLVYLTHAEKHGVQVEGIAVGRSFAMFKNYHIDGNKEMIAFGMMNIAGSCTSCYLTTGPFSRSAVNYNAGCKTAVSNMVMAMAVMITLLFLTPLFHYTPLVVLSSIIISAMLGLIDYEAALHLWQVDKIDFCVCMGAYLGVVFGSVEIGLVIAVAISILRVLLFVARPRTSVLGNIPNSMIYRNVDQYPDANSIPGILILQIDAPIYFANSGYLRERISRWIDDEEDRLKQSGESSLQYIILDFSAVGSIDTSGISMLEEVKKIVDRRGLKLVLANPGSVVMKKLDRSKFIDLIGQEWIYLTVGEAVGACNFMLHTCKPGATNVDVDAHARENIV, encoded by the exons ATGGGGAACGTTGATCTCGTCTACCCCACCGCACCGACGGTGGAGTGTGCACACCGTGTTGCAATCCCTCCATCCCAACCCTTTTTCAGCTCCCTCAAATCCTCCCTCAAAGAGACTTTCTTCCCAGATGATCCCCTCCGTCAATTCAAGAACCAGCCAGTTTCAAGGAGGCTGGTACTCGGCCTCCAGTACTTCATGCCCATCCTTGAGTGGGCCCCACGCTACACTTTCGACTTCTTCAAGTCGGATCTTGTCTCCGGCATCACAATTGCCAGTCTTGCTATACCTCAAGGCATCAGCTACGCCAAGCTAGCCAATCTCCCGCCCATCCTTGGTTTAT ATTCGAGCTTCGTACCTCCTTTGGTTTATGCAATGATGGGGAGTTCAAGAGATTTGGCGGTGGGGACTGTTGCAGTTGCATCGCTTCTTATGGCGTCGATGCTGGGGAAAGAGGTGTCGGCGATTGAAAACCCGAAGCTGTATATGCACCTTGCTTTCACTGCTACTTTCTTTGCTGGGGTGTTTCAAGCTGCTTTGGGTTTCTTGAG GCTTGGATTTATAGTAGATTTCCTTTCACATGCAACCATAGTGGGTTTCATGGCTGGAGCTGCTACGGTTGTTTGTCTACAACAGCTCAAAGGGATCCTTGGCCTCCAACATTTCACTACTGGAACTGACCTGGTCTCTGTCATGCGTTCCGTCTTCACCCAAACACATcag AGCAAAAGACGACCCAAGTTCTTTTGGATTTCAGCAGCGGCACCTCTCACATCAGTTATTTTAGGTAGCCTTCTTGTCTACCTCACCCATGCCGAGAAGCACGGCGTTCAAGTG gaaggaatagctgtgggaAGAAGTTTTGCAATGTTCAAAAACTACCACATTGATGGGAATAAAGAAATGATTGCTTTTGGGATGATGAACATTGCTGGCTCCTGCACTTCATGTTACTTGACCACAG GGCCATTTTCGCGATCTGCGGTGAACTACAATGCCGGATGCAAGACGGCGGTTTCCAACATGGTGATGGCGATGGCTGTGATGATAACACTGTTGTTCCTCACACCTTTGTTCCATTACACTCCCTTAGTGGTGCTCTCCTCCATCATCATCTCTGCCATGCTCGGCCTTATCGATTACGAGGCTGCATTGCATCTTTGGCAAGTTGATAAAATCGACTTCTGCGTCTGCATGGGCGCGTATCTTGGTGTCGTCTTCGGCAGTGTCGAGATAGGCCTAGTCATCGCG GTTGCAATATCCATTCTTCGAGTCCTTTTGTTCGTCGCAAGGCCGAGGACTTCTGTTCTTGGCAACATCCCCAACTCCATGATCTACAGAAATGTCGATCAGTACCCAGACGCTAATAGCATTCCTGGGATTCTCATCCTGCAAATCGATGCTCCGATCTACTTTGCCAACTCTGGCTACTTGAGAGAAAG AATCTCGAGGTGGATCGACGATGAGGAAGACAGGCTTAAACAATCAGGAGAGAGCAGCTTACAGTATATCATCTTAGATTTTAGCG CTGTCGGCAGCATTGACACGAGTGGCATTAGCATGCTTGAGGAGGTCAAGAAGATCGTTGATAGAAGGGGGCTTAAG CTCGTATTGGCCAACCCAGGAAgtgtggtcatgaagaagctcgACCGTTCCAAGTTCATTGACCTCATTGGCCAGGAGTGGATCTATCTGACCGTTGGCGAGGCGGTTGGCGCATGCAATTTCATGCTTCACACGTGCAAACCTGGAGCCACAAACGTGGACGTAGATGCACACGCACGTGAGAACATTGTCTGA
- the LOC131232656 gene encoding sulfate transporter 3.1-like isoform X3, with amino-acid sequence MGNVDLVYPTAPTVECAHRVAIPPSQPFFSSLKSSLKETFFPDDPLRQFKNQPVSRRLVLGLQYFMPILEWAPRYTFDFFKSDLVSGITIASLAIPQGISYAKLANLPPILGLYSSFVPPLVYAMMGSSRDLAVGTVAVASLLMASMLGKEVSAIENPKLYMHLAFTATFFAGVFQAALGFLRLGFIVDFLSHATIVGFMAGAATVVCLQQLKGILGLQHFTTGTDLVSVMRSVFTQTHQWKWESVVLGCCFLFYLLLTRYLSKRRPKFFWISAAAPLTSVILGSLLVYLTHAEKHGVQVEGIAVGRSFAMFKNYHIDGNKEMIAFGMMNIAGSCTSCYLTTGPFSRSAVNYNAGCKTAVSNMVMAMAVMITLLFLTPLFHYTPLVVLSSIIISAMLGLIDYEAALHLWQVDKIDFCVCMGAYLGVVFGSVEIGLVIAVAISILRVLLFVARPRTSVLGNIPNSMIYRNVDQYPDANSIPGILILQIDAPIYFANSGYLRERISRWIDDEEDRLKQSGESSLQYIILDFSAVGSIDTSGISMLEEVKKIVDRRGLKLVLANPGSVVMKKLDRSKFIDLIGQEWIYLTVGEAVGACNFMLHTCKPGATNVDVDAHARENIV; translated from the exons ATGGGGAACGTTGATCTCGTCTACCCCACCGCACCGACGGTGGAGTGTGCACACCGTGTTGCAATCCCTCCATCCCAACCCTTTTTCAGCTCCCTCAAATCCTCCCTCAAAGAGACTTTCTTCCCAGATGATCCCCTCCGTCAATTCAAGAACCAGCCAGTTTCAAGGAGGCTGGTACTCGGCCTCCAGTACTTCATGCCCATCCTTGAGTGGGCCCCACGCTACACTTTCGACTTCTTCAAGTCGGATCTTGTCTCCGGCATCACAATTGCCAGTCTTGCTATACCTCAAGGCATCAGCTACGCCAAGCTAGCCAATCTCCCGCCCATCCTTGGTTTAT ATTCGAGCTTCGTACCTCCTTTGGTTTATGCAATGATGGGGAGTTCAAGAGATTTGGCGGTGGGGACTGTTGCAGTTGCATCGCTTCTTATGGCGTCGATGCTGGGGAAAGAGGTGTCGGCGATTGAAAACCCGAAGCTGTATATGCACCTTGCTTTCACTGCTACTTTCTTTGCTGGGGTGTTTCAAGCTGCTTTGGGTTTCTTGAG GCTTGGATTTATAGTAGATTTCCTTTCACATGCAACCATAGTGGGTTTCATGGCTGGAGCTGCTACGGTTGTTTGTCTACAACAGCTCAAAGGGATCCTTGGCCTCCAACATTTCACTACTGGAACTGACCTGGTCTCTGTCATGCGTTCCGTCTTCACCCAAACACATcag TGGAAATGGGAAAGTGTTGTATTGGGCTGttgcttcctcttctatctcCTCCTCACCCGCTACTTG AGCAAAAGACGACCCAAGTTCTTTTGGATTTCAGCAGCGGCACCTCTCACATCAGTTATTTTAGGTAGCCTTCTTGTCTACCTCACCCATGCCGAGAAGCACGGCGTTCAAGTG gaaggaatagctgtgggaAGAAGTTTTGCAATGTTCAAAAACTACCACATTGATGGGAATAAAGAAATGATTGCTTTTGGGATGATGAACATTGCTGGCTCCTGCACTTCATGTTACTTGACCACAG GGCCATTTTCGCGATCTGCGGTGAACTACAATGCCGGATGCAAGACGGCGGTTTCCAACATGGTGATGGCGATGGCTGTGATGATAACACTGTTGTTCCTCACACCTTTGTTCCATTACACTCCCTTAGTGGTGCTCTCCTCCATCATCATCTCTGCCATGCTCGGCCTTATCGATTACGAGGCTGCATTGCATCTTTGGCAAGTTGATAAAATCGACTTCTGCGTCTGCATGGGCGCGTATCTTGGTGTCGTCTTCGGCAGTGTCGAGATAGGCCTAGTCATCGCG GTTGCAATATCCATTCTTCGAGTCCTTTTGTTCGTCGCAAGGCCGAGGACTTCTGTTCTTGGCAACATCCCCAACTCCATGATCTACAGAAATGTCGATCAGTACCCAGACGCTAATAGCATTCCTGGGATTCTCATCCTGCAAATCGATGCTCCGATCTACTTTGCCAACTCTGGCTACTTGAGAGAAAG AATCTCGAGGTGGATCGACGATGAGGAAGACAGGCTTAAACAATCAGGAGAGAGCAGCTTACAGTATATCATCTTAGATTTTAGCG CTGTCGGCAGCATTGACACGAGTGGCATTAGCATGCTTGAGGAGGTCAAGAAGATCGTTGATAGAAGGGGGCTTAAG CTCGTATTGGCCAACCCAGGAAgtgtggtcatgaagaagctcgACCGTTCCAAGTTCATTGACCTCATTGGCCAGGAGTGGATCTATCTGACCGTTGGCGAGGCGGTTGGCGCATGCAATTTCATGCTTCACACGTGCAAACCTGGAGCCACAAACGTGGACGTAGATGCACACGCACGTGAGAACATTGTCTGA
- the LOC131232656 gene encoding sulfate transporter 3.1-like isoform X1, translating into MGNVDLVYPTAPTVECAHRVAIPPSQPFFSSLKSSLKETFFPDDPLRQFKNQPVSRRLVLGLQYFMPILEWAPRYTFDFFKSDLVSGITIASLAIPQGISYAKLANLPPILGLYSSFVPPLVYAMMGSSRDLAVGTVAVASLLMASMLGKEVSAIENPKLYMHLAFTATFFAGVFQAALGFLRLGFIVDFLSHATIVGFMAGAATVVCLQQLKGILGLQHFTTGTDLVSVMRSVFTQTHQWKWESVVLGCCFLFYLLLTRYLSKRRPKFFWISAAAPLTSVILGSLLVYLTHAEKHGVQVIGHLKKGLNPPSLTDLNFSSPYLSIALKTGIITGVIALAEGIAVGRSFAMFKNYHIDGNKEMIAFGMMNIAGSCTSCYLTTGPFSRSAVNYNAGCKTAVSNMVMAMAVMITLLFLTPLFHYTPLVVLSSIIISAMLGLIDYEAALHLWQVDKIDFCVCMGAYLGVVFGSVEIGLVIAVAISILRVLLFVARPRTSVLGNIPNSMIYRNVDQYPDANSIPGILILQIDAPIYFANSGYLRERISRWIDDEEDRLKQSGESSLQYIILDFSAVGSIDTSGISMLEEVKKIVDRRGLKLVLANPGSVVMKKLDRSKFIDLIGQEWIYLTVGEAVGACNFMLHTCKPGATNVDVDAHARENIV; encoded by the exons ATGGGGAACGTTGATCTCGTCTACCCCACCGCACCGACGGTGGAGTGTGCACACCGTGTTGCAATCCCTCCATCCCAACCCTTTTTCAGCTCCCTCAAATCCTCCCTCAAAGAGACTTTCTTCCCAGATGATCCCCTCCGTCAATTCAAGAACCAGCCAGTTTCAAGGAGGCTGGTACTCGGCCTCCAGTACTTCATGCCCATCCTTGAGTGGGCCCCACGCTACACTTTCGACTTCTTCAAGTCGGATCTTGTCTCCGGCATCACAATTGCCAGTCTTGCTATACCTCAAGGCATCAGCTACGCCAAGCTAGCCAATCTCCCGCCCATCCTTGGTTTAT ATTCGAGCTTCGTACCTCCTTTGGTTTATGCAATGATGGGGAGTTCAAGAGATTTGGCGGTGGGGACTGTTGCAGTTGCATCGCTTCTTATGGCGTCGATGCTGGGGAAAGAGGTGTCGGCGATTGAAAACCCGAAGCTGTATATGCACCTTGCTTTCACTGCTACTTTCTTTGCTGGGGTGTTTCAAGCTGCTTTGGGTTTCTTGAG GCTTGGATTTATAGTAGATTTCCTTTCACATGCAACCATAGTGGGTTTCATGGCTGGAGCTGCTACGGTTGTTTGTCTACAACAGCTCAAAGGGATCCTTGGCCTCCAACATTTCACTACTGGAACTGACCTGGTCTCTGTCATGCGTTCCGTCTTCACCCAAACACATcag TGGAAATGGGAAAGTGTTGTATTGGGCTGttgcttcctcttctatctcCTCCTCACCCGCTACTTG AGCAAAAGACGACCCAAGTTCTTTTGGATTTCAGCAGCGGCACCTCTCACATCAGTTATTTTAGGTAGCCTTCTTGTCTACCTCACCCATGCCGAGAAGCACGGCGTTCAAGTG ATTGGACACTTGAAGAAAGGCTTAAATCCCCCATCTTTGACGGATTTGAACTTTTCATCCCCATACCTTTCCATAGCCCTTAAAACCGGCATCATCACTGGCGTCATTGCTCTTGCT gaaggaatagctgtgggaAGAAGTTTTGCAATGTTCAAAAACTACCACATTGATGGGAATAAAGAAATGATTGCTTTTGGGATGATGAACATTGCTGGCTCCTGCACTTCATGTTACTTGACCACAG GGCCATTTTCGCGATCTGCGGTGAACTACAATGCCGGATGCAAGACGGCGGTTTCCAACATGGTGATGGCGATGGCTGTGATGATAACACTGTTGTTCCTCACACCTTTGTTCCATTACACTCCCTTAGTGGTGCTCTCCTCCATCATCATCTCTGCCATGCTCGGCCTTATCGATTACGAGGCTGCATTGCATCTTTGGCAAGTTGATAAAATCGACTTCTGCGTCTGCATGGGCGCGTATCTTGGTGTCGTCTTCGGCAGTGTCGAGATAGGCCTAGTCATCGCG GTTGCAATATCCATTCTTCGAGTCCTTTTGTTCGTCGCAAGGCCGAGGACTTCTGTTCTTGGCAACATCCCCAACTCCATGATCTACAGAAATGTCGATCAGTACCCAGACGCTAATAGCATTCCTGGGATTCTCATCCTGCAAATCGATGCTCCGATCTACTTTGCCAACTCTGGCTACTTGAGAGAAAG AATCTCGAGGTGGATCGACGATGAGGAAGACAGGCTTAAACAATCAGGAGAGAGCAGCTTACAGTATATCATCTTAGATTTTAGCG CTGTCGGCAGCATTGACACGAGTGGCATTAGCATGCTTGAGGAGGTCAAGAAGATCGTTGATAGAAGGGGGCTTAAG CTCGTATTGGCCAACCCAGGAAgtgtggtcatgaagaagctcgACCGTTCCAAGTTCATTGACCTCATTGGCCAGGAGTGGATCTATCTGACCGTTGGCGAGGCGGTTGGCGCATGCAATTTCATGCTTCACACGTGCAAACCTGGAGCCACAAACGTGGACGTAGATGCACACGCACGTGAGAACATTGTCTGA